From Bradyrhizobium sp. sBnM-33:
GACGGGAGGCCGTATGGCGTGACCTGCAACTCCTTTGCCTCGGTATCGCTCAATCCGCCGCTGGTGTTGTGGAGTCTCGGGATGTTCTCGCAGGGGCTTACGATATTCCAGAATGCCAGCCACTTCACGGTCAATGTTCTCGGAGCTTCCCAGCAGGCGCTGGCGTCGCAGTTTGCAAAGTCGTCGGACGACAAGTTCGCCGGCGTGAACTGGACGCCGGGGCTTGGCAACGCGCCGGTGTTGACCGATAGCGTGGCTAATTTCCAATGCCGCGCTGCCAATCGGTATTACGGCGGCGACCACATCATCTTCCTGGGCGCCGTTGAGGCTTATGCCTACAATCGGCAGGAACCCCTGCTGTTTGCGCGCGGTAGTTTCGGCCGGTTTATTGCTGGAGATGGCAGCAGCTCGTCGTGAGCAACCGCTGAATCTCGCTGGGCCTTCGACGATCCTGCGGCAGACATCAAATCTGGATCTTTGCCATCTCTGCGCGGTACCAGTCGCCAATCTCGCTGGCTGTCATCAGGGCCACGCCGTCGTGACCCAGGATATAGTCGAGCAGCGCCTCCAGATATTTGATGCGATGCGGCACGCCCGTGATGTACGGGTGAACTGAGATCGCCATGATCCGCGCGTTCGATGCGCCTTCGAGATATAGCCGATCGAACTGATCGGTGCAGCGTTTCAGGAATTGCTCGGAAGAAAGATGCTGCAGTGCGTGGATGACGATATCGTTGGTTTCGACCGAGTAGGGGATCGTCGTGATGGTGCCGTGAGGCGTAGCGATGTCCTGCGGCAGATCATCGATCACCCAATCCGCGACGTACTCGATGCCGTTGAGGCGCAGCAGATCGAGGGTTTCCTCGGTCTCGGTAAGGCCGGGGCTTTCCCACGACCGCGGCCACTTCCCTGCAAATTTCGAAATAGTCTCGACCGAGCGTTTGATGGCATCCGCCTGGTTCTCGACCTTATGCATTGGCCCCTGCACAAAGCCGTGGCCCATGAATTCGAAGCCGGCGTCGAGCGCAGCGGAGGCGACGCGCGGGTAGGCGTTGCAGACATTGGCATTGAGCGCCAACGTCGCCGGTATTTTGCGATCTGTCAGTGCCTTGAGCTGTCGCCAGAAGCCGGCGCGCATCCCGTATTCATGCCAGGACCAGTTTGGCACGTCTGGGAGTAGCGGCTGGCCCATCGGCGGGCTCAGCACGGTGCGAGGCATCGCGTTCTCGATCCGCCACTCCTCGACATTGAGGATGACCCATACCGCGAGTTTCTTGTCGCCGGGAAGCGTGAGCTTCGGCCTGTCAACT
This genomic window contains:
- a CDS encoding flavin reductase family protein, giving the protein MSDAPKHPADPANELASDNSAIDPRDFRNALGTFATGVTIVTAMAADGRPYGVTCNSFASVSLNPPLVLWSLGMFSQGLTIFQNASHFTVNVLGASQQALASQFAKSSDDKFAGVNWTPGLGNAPVLTDSVANFQCRAANRYYGGDHIIFLGAVEAYAYNRQEPLLFARGSFGRFIAGDGSSSS
- a CDS encoding polysaccharide deacetylase family protein, which encodes MALSDRIPYQAQVDRPKLTLPGDKKLAVWVILNVEEWRIENAMPRTVLSPPMGQPLLPDVPNWSWHEYGMRAGFWRQLKALTDRKIPATLALNANVCNAYPRVASAALDAGFEFMGHGFVQGPMHKVENQADAIKRSVETISKFAGKWPRSWESPGLTETEETLDLLRLNGIEYVADWVIDDLPQDIATPHGTITTIPYSVETNDIVIHALQHLSSEQFLKRCTDQFDRLYLEGASNARIMAISVHPYITGVPHRIKYLEALLDYILGHDGVALMTASEIGDWYRAEMAKIQI